GTGAGCGTGTCGATCTGGTCATGGCGGGTATTGACGCGCTGGAGGGAATGAATGCCGAGATCGTGCAGGAACTGGCGTGGCAAATGGGCAGGCCTGTGCGTTATGGGGGCGAGATGGGCGGGGTGCGCGAACGTGCATCCTATATGGCCCAGATTGCTGCGGATGCATTGGCAGACGAGGTCATTGAAGACAGCGCCACCCTGAGCCGCGTTCTGACGCGCGCGCCGCAGGGTGTGGTGTTTGTCATCGCGCCGTGGAACTACCCGTTCCTGACGGCAGTGAACACGGTTGTCCCTGCACTGATTGCGGGCAATGCAGTTGTGCTGAAACATGCCAGCCAGACCCTGCTGGCGGGCGAGCGGCTGGCGCAGGCGATGCATGCAGCCGGCGTGCCGCACGATGTGTTCCAGAACCTCGCTCTCGACCATGCCACCACAGAAGCGCTGATCGGCGAGCGTGCCTTCGGGTTTGTGAATTTCACCGGGTCCGTGGGGGGCGGTCAGGCGATTGAGCATGCGGCGGCGGGCACTTTCACGGGCCTTGGGCTGGAACTGGGCGGCAAGGATCCGGGCTATGTGCGCGAAGATGCCGATCTGGATGCCGCCGTGGAGGGGCTGATGGACGGGGCGATGTTCAATTCCGGCCAGTGCTGCTGCGGGATTGAACGGATTTATGTCCATGAAAGCCTGTATGATGCCTTCGTCGCGAAGGCGGTGGCATGGGTGGGCGGCCAGAAGCTTGGCAACCCGCTGGAGCAGGACACAACCATGGGACCGATGGCGCATGCGCGTTTCGCAGCCACTGTGCGCAGCCAGATTGCCGAGGCTTTGGGCGCGGGCGCACGCGCCTTGATTGACCCTGCCCTGTTCCCTGCCGATGATGGCGGGGCCTATCTGGCGCCACAGATTCTGGTCGATGTGGACCATTCCATGCGGGTTATGACGGAAGAAAGCTTTGGTCCCGTGGTGGGCATCATGCCGGTGAAGGATGATGCGCAGGCGGTGGCATTGATGAACGATTCCCCCTATGGGCTGACCGCATCAATCTGGACCCGCGATGTGGACGCCGCGCGCGTCATTGGTGCACAGATTGAAACAGGCACCATCTTGATGAACCGTTGCGATTATCTGGACCCGGCGCTGTGCTGGTCGGGCTGCAAGGACACAGGGCGCGGCGCGGCCTTGTCGAAACTGGGCTATCTGGCACTGACGCGATCCAAATCCTACCATCTGAAAAAGGTCTGAGACATGTCATTTTCGGCAAACTGGAGCTATCCGACAGT
Above is a window of Roseinatronobacter sp. S2 DNA encoding:
- a CDS encoding aldehyde dehydrogenase family protein yields the protein MSTIKLISPVDGSVHAERAALPLADARACVARARAAQGNWAARPLRERVDLVMAGIDALEGMNAEIVQELAWQMGRPVRYGGEMGGVRERASYMAQIAADALADEVIEDSATLSRVLTRAPQGVVFVIAPWNYPFLTAVNTVVPALIAGNAVVLKHASQTLLAGERLAQAMHAAGVPHDVFQNLALDHATTEALIGERAFGFVNFTGSVGGGQAIEHAAAGTFTGLGLELGGKDPGYVREDADLDAAVEGLMDGAMFNSGQCCCGIERIYVHESLYDAFVAKAVAWVGGQKLGNPLEQDTTMGPMAHARFAATVRSQIAEALGAGARALIDPALFPADDGGAYLAPQILVDVDHSMRVMTEESFGPVVGIMPVKDDAQAVALMNDSPYGLTASIWTRDVDAARVIGAQIETGTILMNRCDYLDPALCWSGCKDTGRGAALSKLGYLALTRSKSYHLKKV